A window from Calliopsis andreniformis isolate RMS-2024a chromosome 5, iyCalAndr_principal, whole genome shotgun sequence encodes these proteins:
- the Usp5 gene encoding ubiquitin specific protease 5 isoform X1 codes for MEELLKHLDKIKIPQKNDKIYKDECVYSFDTPDTSTGLYVSLTTFLGLGQDHIQHYYQLTKNPVFLHIKRRRKEIPSEQKGEGPEKKITRLAIGIADGFTPDQQKYTYHESYLIVILPNFTTIPYPTDNLPSVVELSIKGILDAESATKVAEVEALCGTWDGEVKSVSKHADNLKQLDNGKKIPPSGWKCEKCDLTTNLWLNLTDGSILCGRKYYDGTGGNDHAVEHYRTTGYPLAVKLGTITKEGKGDVFSYDENDMVEDPNLVSHLAHWGINIAQMEKTDKSMIELELDLNQRFGEWVALQEAASKLTPLYGPGYTGLTNLGNSCYLNSVMQTLFVIPDFIKRFVDGASQIFQHNYNDPANDFNIQMTKLGIGLLSGKYSMPPSASNEEEPRQGIPPRMFKTLVGRGHPGFSSHRQQDAQEFILHIINVIDRHSRYRMNPTECFKFKVEERYQCNDSRKVKYTHRPEYLLPLPIPLEAATNKDEVAAYEALKKETEEKGQKLDSNMLVRPRIKLSSCLQAFIRSETVEQFYSSALNEKTTAQKTTRLATFPDYLLIHLKKFTVKEDWTPIKLDVAVEMPDMLDLNSLRGYGLQPGEELLPETSGSEPPLPVYNAEILEHLTSMGFPPEACKRALYFTQNQSPEAASNWLMEHIADSDFADPFVPPGIDAKPGKDKFMADESALAMVMSLGFTREQAIKALRATDNNLERAADWIFSHQAELDALETEDESESDKEIFRDGSDQYKLVGFISHMGTSTMVGHYVCHLLKDDRWVIYNDEKVALSENPPKELGYIYLYQRVD; via the exons ATGGAGGAGTTACTGAAACATTtggataaaataaagataccacaGAAAAATGACAAAATATATAAGGATGAATGTGTTTATTCATTCGATACACCA GATACTTCTACTGGATTGTATGTTAGTCTTACTACGTTCTTGGGATTAGGTCAAGATCATATACAGCACTATTACCAATTAACTAAAAATCCAGTTTTTTTACACATTAAGCGAAGAAGAAAAGAG ATTCCATCCGAGCAAAAGGGAGAAGGACCTGAAAAGAAGATTACTAGGTTAGCTATAGGAATAGCTGATGGATTTACACCGGATCAACAAAAATATACTTACCATGAATCTTACCTAATTGTTATTTTACCAAATTTCACAACAATACCATACCCAACAGACAATTTACCATCAGTA GTGGAGCTTTCAATTAAAGGTATATTAGATGCAGAATCTGCAACTAAAGTAGCAGAAGTAGAAGCATTATGTGGAACCTGGGATGGAGAAGTaaaatcagtttcaaa GCACGCAGACAATCTTAAACAGTTGGATAATGGGAAGAAAATACCTCCGAGTGGTTGGAAATGTGAGAAGTGTGATCTGACTACTAATTTATGGTTGAATTTAACTGATGGCAGTATTCTTTGTGGCCGTAAATATTATGATGGAACTGGAGGGAATGATCATGCAGTTGAACATTACCGGACCACTGGTTACCCCTTGGCTGTAAAATTAGGAACTATAACCAAAGAAGGAAAGGGAGATGTATTTTCGTATGATGAAAATGATATGGTTGAGGATCCAAATTTGGTGTCACACTTAGCCCATTGGGGTATTAATATTGCCCAAATGGAGAAAACAGATAAATCTATGATAGAGCTAGAATTGGACCTTAACCAGAGATTTGGAGAATGGGTTGCACTTCAAGAGGCAGCAAGCAAATTGACACCTTTGTATGGGCCTGGATATACAGGACTTACTAACTTAGGAAACTCCTGTTATTTGAATAGCGTTATGCAAACGTTATTTGTGATTCCAGATTTTATTAAAAG ATTTGTGGATGGTGCATCACAGATATTTCAACACAATTATAATGATCCAGCTAatgacttcaatattcaaat GACCAAACTGGGAATTGGTTTACTTTCTGGTAAATATTCAATGCCACCAAGCGCAAGTAATGAAGAGGAACCACGTCAGGGTATTCCTCCGCGGATGTTTAAAACGTTAGTTGGTCGTGgacatcctggattctcatcacATCGACAACAAGATGCACAGGAGTTCATTCTTCATATAATAAACGTCATAGAT CGCCACAGTCGTTATCGAATGAATCCTACTGAATGCTTCAAATTTAAAGTTGAGGAAAGGTATCAGTGTAATGACTCTCGCAAAGTGAAGTACACCCATCGTCCTGAATATCTACTGCCACTTCCAATACCTTTAGAAGCTGCCACAAATAAG GATGAAGTCGCAGCATACGAGGCTTTAAAGAAGGAAACTGAAGAAAAAGGACAGAAATTAGACTCAAACATGCTAGTCAGACCCCGCATAAAATTGTCGTCTTGCTTGCAAGCATTTATTCGATCTGAGACGGTAGAACAATTTTATAGTTCTGCCTTAAACGAAAAAACAACAGCACAAAA AACGACTAGACTTGCCACTTTCCCGGATTATTTGTTAatccatttgaaaaaattcacGGTGAAAGAAGATTGGACACCTATTAAGTTAGATGTAGCAGTAGAAATGCCAGATATGTTGGATTTAAATTCTCTTCGAGGGTATGGCTTACAACCTGGAGAGGAATTATTGCCAGAAACATCTGGCTCTGAACCTCCACTGCCTGTTTATAACGCCGAAATATTGGAGCATTTAACAAGCATGGGATTTCCCCCAGAAGCTTGTAAAAGGGCCCTGTATTTCACACAAAATCAAAGTCCAGAGGCAGCTAGTAATTGGCTAATGGAACACATCGCAGACTCAGATTTTGCAGATCCATTTGTGCCTCCTGGAATTGACGCGAAACCAG gaaaagataaatttatggCAGATGAAAGCGCTTTAGCGATGGTGATGTCATTGGGTTTCACAAGAGAACAGGCAATAAAAGCTCTTAGAGCAACTGACAACAATTTAGAACGTGCAGCTGATTGGATTTTCAGTCACCAAGCTGAATTAGATGCTTTAGAAACTGAGGATGAATCAGAATCTGATAAGGAAATATTCAGAGATGGAAGTGACC AGTATAAATTAGTCGGATTTATATCGCATATGGGCACATCAACAATGGTAGGACACTACGTGTGTCATTTATTGAAAGATGATCGATGGGTCATATACAATGACGAGAAG gttgcattgtctgaaaatCCGCCAAAAGAATTAGGGTACATATATCTATATCAACGTGTCGATTAG
- the Usp5 gene encoding ubiquitin specific protease 5 isoform X3 yields MEELLKHLDKIKIPQKNDKIYKDECVYSFDTPVELSIKGILDAESATKVAEVEALCGTWDGEVKSVSKHADNLKQLDNGKKIPPSGWKCEKCDLTTNLWLNLTDGSILCGRKYYDGTGGNDHAVEHYRTTGYPLAVKLGTITKEGKGDVFSYDENDMVEDPNLVSHLAHWGINIAQMEKTDKSMIELELDLNQRFGEWVALQEAASKLTPLYGPGYTGLTNLGNSCYLNSVMQTLFVIPDFIKRFVDGASQIFQHNYNDPANDFNIQMTKLGIGLLSGKYSMPPSASNEEEPRQGIPPRMFKTLVGRGHPGFSSHRQQDAQEFILHIINVIDRHSRYRMNPTECFKFKVEERYQCNDSRKVKYTHRPEYLLPLPIPLEAATNKDEVAAYEALKKETEEKGQKLDSNMLVRPRIKLSSCLQAFIRSETVEQFYSSALNEKTTAQKTTRLATFPDYLLIHLKKFTVKEDWTPIKLDVAVEMPDMLDLNSLRGYGLQPGEELLPETSGSEPPLPVYNAEILEHLTSMGFPPEACKRALYFTQNQSPEAASNWLMEHIADSDFADPFVPPGIDAKPGKDKFMADESALAMVMSLGFTREQAIKALRATDNNLERAADWIFSHQAELDALETEDESESDKEIFRDGSDQYKLVGFISHMGTSTMVGHYVCHLLKDDRWVIYNDEKVALSENPPKELGYIYLYQRVD; encoded by the exons ATGGAGGAGTTACTGAAACATTtggataaaataaagataccacaGAAAAATGACAAAATATATAAGGATGAATGTGTTTATTCATTCGATACACCA GTGGAGCTTTCAATTAAAGGTATATTAGATGCAGAATCTGCAACTAAAGTAGCAGAAGTAGAAGCATTATGTGGAACCTGGGATGGAGAAGTaaaatcagtttcaaa GCACGCAGACAATCTTAAACAGTTGGATAATGGGAAGAAAATACCTCCGAGTGGTTGGAAATGTGAGAAGTGTGATCTGACTACTAATTTATGGTTGAATTTAACTGATGGCAGTATTCTTTGTGGCCGTAAATATTATGATGGAACTGGAGGGAATGATCATGCAGTTGAACATTACCGGACCACTGGTTACCCCTTGGCTGTAAAATTAGGAACTATAACCAAAGAAGGAAAGGGAGATGTATTTTCGTATGATGAAAATGATATGGTTGAGGATCCAAATTTGGTGTCACACTTAGCCCATTGGGGTATTAATATTGCCCAAATGGAGAAAACAGATAAATCTATGATAGAGCTAGAATTGGACCTTAACCAGAGATTTGGAGAATGGGTTGCACTTCAAGAGGCAGCAAGCAAATTGACACCTTTGTATGGGCCTGGATATACAGGACTTACTAACTTAGGAAACTCCTGTTATTTGAATAGCGTTATGCAAACGTTATTTGTGATTCCAGATTTTATTAAAAG ATTTGTGGATGGTGCATCACAGATATTTCAACACAATTATAATGATCCAGCTAatgacttcaatattcaaat GACCAAACTGGGAATTGGTTTACTTTCTGGTAAATATTCAATGCCACCAAGCGCAAGTAATGAAGAGGAACCACGTCAGGGTATTCCTCCGCGGATGTTTAAAACGTTAGTTGGTCGTGgacatcctggattctcatcacATCGACAACAAGATGCACAGGAGTTCATTCTTCATATAATAAACGTCATAGAT CGCCACAGTCGTTATCGAATGAATCCTACTGAATGCTTCAAATTTAAAGTTGAGGAAAGGTATCAGTGTAATGACTCTCGCAAAGTGAAGTACACCCATCGTCCTGAATATCTACTGCCACTTCCAATACCTTTAGAAGCTGCCACAAATAAG GATGAAGTCGCAGCATACGAGGCTTTAAAGAAGGAAACTGAAGAAAAAGGACAGAAATTAGACTCAAACATGCTAGTCAGACCCCGCATAAAATTGTCGTCTTGCTTGCAAGCATTTATTCGATCTGAGACGGTAGAACAATTTTATAGTTCTGCCTTAAACGAAAAAACAACAGCACAAAA AACGACTAGACTTGCCACTTTCCCGGATTATTTGTTAatccatttgaaaaaattcacGGTGAAAGAAGATTGGACACCTATTAAGTTAGATGTAGCAGTAGAAATGCCAGATATGTTGGATTTAAATTCTCTTCGAGGGTATGGCTTACAACCTGGAGAGGAATTATTGCCAGAAACATCTGGCTCTGAACCTCCACTGCCTGTTTATAACGCCGAAATATTGGAGCATTTAACAAGCATGGGATTTCCCCCAGAAGCTTGTAAAAGGGCCCTGTATTTCACACAAAATCAAAGTCCAGAGGCAGCTAGTAATTGGCTAATGGAACACATCGCAGACTCAGATTTTGCAGATCCATTTGTGCCTCCTGGAATTGACGCGAAACCAG gaaaagataaatttatggCAGATGAAAGCGCTTTAGCGATGGTGATGTCATTGGGTTTCACAAGAGAACAGGCAATAAAAGCTCTTAGAGCAACTGACAACAATTTAGAACGTGCAGCTGATTGGATTTTCAGTCACCAAGCTGAATTAGATGCTTTAGAAACTGAGGATGAATCAGAATCTGATAAGGAAATATTCAGAGATGGAAGTGACC AGTATAAATTAGTCGGATTTATATCGCATATGGGCACATCAACAATGGTAGGACACTACGTGTGTCATTTATTGAAAGATGATCGATGGGTCATATACAATGACGAGAAG gttgcattgtctgaaaatCCGCCAAAAGAATTAGGGTACATATATCTATATCAACGTGTCGATTAG
- the Usp5 gene encoding ubiquitin specific protease 5 isoform X2: MTKYIRMNVFIHSIHQSFLFFCKDTSTGLYVSLTTFLGLGQDHIQHYYQLTKNPVFLHIKRRRKEIPSEQKGEGPEKKITRLAIGIADGFTPDQQKYTYHESYLIVILPNFTTIPYPTDNLPSVVELSIKGILDAESATKVAEVEALCGTWDGEVKSVSKHADNLKQLDNGKKIPPSGWKCEKCDLTTNLWLNLTDGSILCGRKYYDGTGGNDHAVEHYRTTGYPLAVKLGTITKEGKGDVFSYDENDMVEDPNLVSHLAHWGINIAQMEKTDKSMIELELDLNQRFGEWVALQEAASKLTPLYGPGYTGLTNLGNSCYLNSVMQTLFVIPDFIKRFVDGASQIFQHNYNDPANDFNIQMTKLGIGLLSGKYSMPPSASNEEEPRQGIPPRMFKTLVGRGHPGFSSHRQQDAQEFILHIINVIDRHSRYRMNPTECFKFKVEERYQCNDSRKVKYTHRPEYLLPLPIPLEAATNKDEVAAYEALKKETEEKGQKLDSNMLVRPRIKLSSCLQAFIRSETVEQFYSSALNEKTTAQKTTRLATFPDYLLIHLKKFTVKEDWTPIKLDVAVEMPDMLDLNSLRGYGLQPGEELLPETSGSEPPLPVYNAEILEHLTSMGFPPEACKRALYFTQNQSPEAASNWLMEHIADSDFADPFVPPGIDAKPGKDKFMADESALAMVMSLGFTREQAIKALRATDNNLERAADWIFSHQAELDALETEDESESDKEIFRDGSDQYKLVGFISHMGTSTMVGHYVCHLLKDDRWVIYNDEKVALSENPPKELGYIYLYQRVD; the protein is encoded by the exons ATGACAAAATATATAAGGATGAATGTGTTTATTCATTCGATACACCA gtcttttctctttttttgtaAGGATACTTCTACTGGATTGTATGTTAGTCTTACTACGTTCTTGGGATTAGGTCAAGATCATATACAGCACTATTACCAATTAACTAAAAATCCAGTTTTTTTACACATTAAGCGAAGAAGAAAAGAG ATTCCATCCGAGCAAAAGGGAGAAGGACCTGAAAAGAAGATTACTAGGTTAGCTATAGGAATAGCTGATGGATTTACACCGGATCAACAAAAATATACTTACCATGAATCTTACCTAATTGTTATTTTACCAAATTTCACAACAATACCATACCCAACAGACAATTTACCATCAGTA GTGGAGCTTTCAATTAAAGGTATATTAGATGCAGAATCTGCAACTAAAGTAGCAGAAGTAGAAGCATTATGTGGAACCTGGGATGGAGAAGTaaaatcagtttcaaa GCACGCAGACAATCTTAAACAGTTGGATAATGGGAAGAAAATACCTCCGAGTGGTTGGAAATGTGAGAAGTGTGATCTGACTACTAATTTATGGTTGAATTTAACTGATGGCAGTATTCTTTGTGGCCGTAAATATTATGATGGAACTGGAGGGAATGATCATGCAGTTGAACATTACCGGACCACTGGTTACCCCTTGGCTGTAAAATTAGGAACTATAACCAAAGAAGGAAAGGGAGATGTATTTTCGTATGATGAAAATGATATGGTTGAGGATCCAAATTTGGTGTCACACTTAGCCCATTGGGGTATTAATATTGCCCAAATGGAGAAAACAGATAAATCTATGATAGAGCTAGAATTGGACCTTAACCAGAGATTTGGAGAATGGGTTGCACTTCAAGAGGCAGCAAGCAAATTGACACCTTTGTATGGGCCTGGATATACAGGACTTACTAACTTAGGAAACTCCTGTTATTTGAATAGCGTTATGCAAACGTTATTTGTGATTCCAGATTTTATTAAAAG ATTTGTGGATGGTGCATCACAGATATTTCAACACAATTATAATGATCCAGCTAatgacttcaatattcaaat GACCAAACTGGGAATTGGTTTACTTTCTGGTAAATATTCAATGCCACCAAGCGCAAGTAATGAAGAGGAACCACGTCAGGGTATTCCTCCGCGGATGTTTAAAACGTTAGTTGGTCGTGgacatcctggattctcatcacATCGACAACAAGATGCACAGGAGTTCATTCTTCATATAATAAACGTCATAGAT CGCCACAGTCGTTATCGAATGAATCCTACTGAATGCTTCAAATTTAAAGTTGAGGAAAGGTATCAGTGTAATGACTCTCGCAAAGTGAAGTACACCCATCGTCCTGAATATCTACTGCCACTTCCAATACCTTTAGAAGCTGCCACAAATAAG GATGAAGTCGCAGCATACGAGGCTTTAAAGAAGGAAACTGAAGAAAAAGGACAGAAATTAGACTCAAACATGCTAGTCAGACCCCGCATAAAATTGTCGTCTTGCTTGCAAGCATTTATTCGATCTGAGACGGTAGAACAATTTTATAGTTCTGCCTTAAACGAAAAAACAACAGCACAAAA AACGACTAGACTTGCCACTTTCCCGGATTATTTGTTAatccatttgaaaaaattcacGGTGAAAGAAGATTGGACACCTATTAAGTTAGATGTAGCAGTAGAAATGCCAGATATGTTGGATTTAAATTCTCTTCGAGGGTATGGCTTACAACCTGGAGAGGAATTATTGCCAGAAACATCTGGCTCTGAACCTCCACTGCCTGTTTATAACGCCGAAATATTGGAGCATTTAACAAGCATGGGATTTCCCCCAGAAGCTTGTAAAAGGGCCCTGTATTTCACACAAAATCAAAGTCCAGAGGCAGCTAGTAATTGGCTAATGGAACACATCGCAGACTCAGATTTTGCAGATCCATTTGTGCCTCCTGGAATTGACGCGAAACCAG gaaaagataaatttatggCAGATGAAAGCGCTTTAGCGATGGTGATGTCATTGGGTTTCACAAGAGAACAGGCAATAAAAGCTCTTAGAGCAACTGACAACAATTTAGAACGTGCAGCTGATTGGATTTTCAGTCACCAAGCTGAATTAGATGCTTTAGAAACTGAGGATGAATCAGAATCTGATAAGGAAATATTCAGAGATGGAAGTGACC AGTATAAATTAGTCGGATTTATATCGCATATGGGCACATCAACAATGGTAGGACACTACGTGTGTCATTTATTGAAAGATGATCGATGGGTCATATACAATGACGAGAAG gttgcattgtctgaaaatCCGCCAAAAGAATTAGGGTACATATATCTATATCAACGTGTCGATTAG